The genomic region aacaaaaattgctcaaaatccaacattcgaagaacaTCATTAAAGAGGCCAATAgggacaaaaacttcctttacaatattgtgattggtgacgaaacgtggtgtttccaatatgatcctgaaacgaaacgccagagtgatgaatggaaggcaccggatgagccgaaacccaaaaaatcgcgcatggagaagtcaaaagtgaaggcAATGCTGATCGgtttttttatgattccaaggttattgtccacaaagaatttgttccacccggccaaaacgttaatgcggtattctaccttgggagttttgaagcgtttagTGCGcggtattcgacgtgttcggctcgaatatcgcgaagatgaaagttgccttttgttgcacgataatgcgccgtctcatcgatcgacgcttgtgaccgattatttgaccaaaaatcacattttaaccattaactctctgttcacctgatatggcaccgtgcgacttcttccttttcggaaaaatgcatttgcccatgaacggaaagcgttatgcagacgtagaggtcattcaagaggcttgcaccggcatactggcgggcATACCGGCCagcactcgttcgacatgcttttggaccgtgcaaaaagctgtattgaaacagaaagagactattttcaataaaataaattgattttgccgaaaaaatcatttgttatgttttttttaagtcctgtttactttggaacgcaccttgaaTGTATGCATGTGCTTCGCCGCTGTGAAAAATTGCATCGTTAGAAATGTCAGAAAAGTTATCAAAGTACTTCGTAatcagttaaaaattaaaatctttgataatgttgaaaataaaatatatatgtacctacatataaatatattttttttttaataaaaaggtaAAAAGTATGTaggaacaaaaacataaaaacaggaagttatgaataattaataattaataattaataataaacaatgtTTGGTATTTAGTCGACTTAAGAAGTTTCTTTAAGTCTTATtcgttttaataattaattctctCAGATAACTTTAGGTTATTTGTGGATTTCTTTCGTGACTTTAAATACATAACtccacctaaaatgcaaaataacgcatgatcaaaatattcgaaattgagtATTTTATTGGTTACAATTTACTACttcaaactacatacatatgtccaacatttcaAGGTTCTGCTATCAGATATAATCCAGTTATAACCaacattcaaattttgttttagcgCATTAtccattttatatgtatttagtagAACTTCGTTTTGGCTTCGTTATTGTATGCTAACTGATAAACGCATCGTTAATTGGGTCCTTCATTTTTCTATGCTACTTTTGGTTATTTAGGAAATATGTCCCCTTAAATGCATTAGGTGTAATTAAATAACACAATATACCGtccaaaatataacaaatatatatatgtatgtatcaattcTAACATTCTTTATAATCACATCCTTTATAGAATAGAATGTGTTGTTAAGCACAAATGTACTCAAATATTTGTTAAAGAGCAGCTGAGAAGCAATATAGAATCAAAAACAGGTACAAGGTTCACATTGCATGCATATTCTTGCATATCCCCtcccaaaacaaatttttcctaCAGGGATTAATGTACTTGACCTTAAAAGAACACAGCCAGATAAATATTATACCTTGAGCACTTCCGAATCCTCATGAAGTGATACCTTAGTGCCGTGGGTCACACCAAATTTCCTTGTTTGTTGTTCACAATCTAGACGATGCAGTGGTTCACTTTGTGTAGTCATATGCAACTCCATTTTTTAGGTTTGTTTTATAAACGCAAGCATGCAAGTGCGATGTTTTCTTTTGTTATGTGTTTATTGGTGAATACGAATTGTAAAACGCGTGCGAAATTTGTACTCTTTGTTTTACCTCCTCTTTGGACATGTGCCAGCAATAgctacatttacatacatatattttaaaatttttcaacagaATTAAcagaattatacaaaaattaggGAACAGatacgtattttttatatatattcacGATTTAATCCGCGAAAAGATTGTTCACCAAGGGAGCTTATAGTCATACTGTCGGTCAGTGATAAAGGGATACCCAACTTGTTCTGGTGTGAGAGTgcctcaaaatttattttttataacagcAGAGAACGCAAAGAACTGGTTATATGTTCTCTGCTGTCAATTGGGCCATGTTCATAACGAGCTCATTCATATCAGAGAAAATCTAGCATTCCTATCGCATTCGGTAGCTTAGCTGTTGCGACTCTTTGTTAACACTACCACTATTGTGCTTATATTGTTTTGCTACCACGTGTAGCGCTTTCCAATTATCGGAGAGAACTATTTCTTCTTCGGTACTGTTCAAGGGTGAAATCATTAAGAGAACACTTATCATTACTTTTTGTGGCTATCGTTCTCTAAAAGCAatacaaaataaacatttactcgcaattaaatatatgtatacaccttATAAATTTACTCACACATTATTCGCATCGACATATTTAAATCCATTCTATCAAGTACCGATTTATCTCAAACATATGGTTAATAAATCACACCGAACACAATTCCAATGCTTCTGTCACATATTATCCATAACTACTGCGACACCGGAATTATAAGagttatttaaaagttttagaaaTTCACGACTATTGCcttaattgttttgttgttttatttatttttgaagaaataaaatttcaatatttacaatGCCCAGATTAAATGTAGAAGTtaacatgtgtatatatgctataaaataattattacttttaacatgttttccaaaaataatataaatttttcttctgcatattatgcgcattctcCCAAGACAGCTGATCATTTTTACATGTTGTGCTTTGATCCCATATTCTCCTCTAAGCACAACAAAATTGggaaataaatacttaaatgtcaaaattaaattgaaagcaaaataaaaacagttgaCGTAGCTATTGGTTTGGAAAGACTAGTCTGATAGCAAACGTAAAgccaaacaaattttgtttttcatttaaaatgtattatctttcatatttttgaaaaacaaatttatgtctaaaaactaaaaaaaaaacacaattaattACAATTCATGAGTACAAATTAGATACTTAGAAAACAGCTAAATATGCCGCTTCCCACATACGATGTGCTACTAGAGTCTACAGCAGTAGTCAGTAcggttttacaatttttgtctGGAGTGTAAGTCCtcataatatacatactagGTATCAATGGGAAAaatcgtatacatatgtatatgtatttatttttcagaattatatgccgtaaatacatacaaaagaaAAGTACCGGCGAATCATCAGGACTACCTTTTATTTGTGGATTCCTTTCGTGAGTTCAAATACGTATATTGTAGACATTACATTAACATTTGTATTTGAATAAcggaattatatttttacttacatatatagaaCTTCATTTTGGCTTCGTTATGGTATGCTCACTAATGAACGTAGCGTTATATTGGTCAATATAATTGGGTCCTTCCTTTTCCTATGCTACACAatgatatactatattttcTCTGTAAACAAAAAGTCCTATATGCGACAATTTGGCTTTGTATTATGCATTTTGTTTAGTGTTTGGTACTATActaatttggttgaaatcgaaGCGGAAAAAGTTCGTATTATGGGTACGATTTTAAAGTGTCTATTAACATTTAgcaatgcaaataataaaagtttacttatttttagGTCTGGTCTGCAGTATTGTTACA from Bactrocera tryoni isolate S06 chromosome 3, CSIRO_BtryS06_freeze2, whole genome shotgun sequence harbors:
- the LOC120771206 gene encoding sugar transporter SWEET1, whose translation is MPLPTYDVLLESTAVVSTVLQFLSGVIICRKYIQKKSTGESSGLPFICGFLSTSFWLRYGMLTNERSVILVNIIGSFLFLCYTMIYYIFSVNKKSYMRQFGFVLCILFSVWYYTNLVEIEAEKVRIMGLVCSIVTVCFFAAPLTMLIHVIRVKNSESLPFALIVMTFLVSIQWVIYGVVISDTFIQIPNFLGCLLSMLQLCLFVVYPPKTYSGQGYRLVDQAPIF